From the genome of uncultured Methanobacterium sp.:
TTGGCAGGGTGTGGTCCTAAAACCTGGTCTGCATTAATGAAAACCCCTCCTGAGTTGAGATGTTGGTAGATCTTCCGGTACAGAAACTCCTTATCCTGGTGTTCCAGGTGATGGATGGAAAGGGACGAAACCACAATGTCAAATGTTCCTTTAAAATCCTGTTTTAAATAATTCCCCACAATGTAACTGAAATTTGACTCATTGTTTACAGAATCATTTTTCAGGTTTTCACTGTTCATCCTGGCTCGGGCCACTTCCAGCATTTCCTCTGACAGATCCAGAAGGGTGAAATGACCCTGTGGATAGCGTTCATAAAGGTAACTGGTAAGAAGTCCGGTTCCAGCACCTAGATCCAGTATTGCAGGCTGGGAATTATCAACTGTAGCCAGATCAGAGGTTATCCTGTAAAGATCTTCCAGACATGGAATCACATGCTTCCTCTGTCGGTCGTAAGAAGAAGCACCCTGATTGAATTTTTCCCTTAGTAACTGGTCACGACTTTTTTCTTCCAAAGAGAATTCCTCCCATCTACAGTTATTCTAATACTTTCTGGGTTATTCTAATTACTTTCTGGTTATTCTAATTAATTGTTGATAAGATTGTTAAACGTCGGTTTTAGTCTATGAATTTGAGTCTATGTTGCATTTAACATAATTAAACTTAACTAATTACCTTCCGGATTAACTCACTTGTTCGAGCATTAAAGATCTAGGACGGAATCCATAACGTTCATAAAAAGACACTGCTTTCTGGTTACTAGCTGACACCCTTACCGTCTTTTTCTTCACACCTTTTTCATCCATCCATTCCAGTGACCGTTTTATCAGTTTATCACCAAAACCACGGCCACGATATTTTTCTAGAACGTAGATTGAATCAATTTCCCCTTCCCTTTCAGGGGAGATGGTGGTGATGCAGTAAGCCAACATAATTTCTGATTCATTATCTTTCAACAGGCCAATATGCATTTCACCACCAATAGATTTCTTTAAAAGAGTTTCGGAACGTTCGGGAAAGGTGAAATTTTCATAGTGTTCCTGAAAATCAGATTTTTGCTGGCGATGATACTGGTTAAGTTTCTCCCACAGGGGCTGGATTAAATCTAGACCACGAGCATCTGCTTCAATGAATATTATATCTTCCATTGATTTAGTCTCCATTTACTTCCCTTTGATTTAGTTCCCATTTGAAAGTCATTCTTATTCCTTGGATAGCATCTTCATCATAATTTTTTCATTAAATTATTTGTCACGTAATCCCAAAGCACTGGGACAAATAAGCCTGCATTGATTGCACTCCTTTAAAACATAGCCCCGTTTATTGACAACGATGGATAATGTTCTGCAATTTTTTTGATTAACTGTTTCACCATTCAACGCTTTTTGAGGGCATTTATCTATACAAAGGTTGCATTTTGGTCTGCAAACAGTATATGTGGCCAATGGATCACTATCAAGCTTTATATCAACCAGAACAGCCCCAATCTGGATCATGTTACCGTTTTTTTCATTTACCAGTAGTGTGTTTTTCCCCATAACACCCAATCCTGCCAGATAACCAGCATGTCTCATTGACAGAATTCCCCTCGCGTACTGATTTTCAGCTTCCCAATATTCTGAAGGGTCATCAGAGGGTATGGGGACTGCTTCTATTCTTAAATCTTCTAAAATCAGGCACAACTTAATTCCTAAACTATCAACCTCATCCGTGATAATGTCACTGACATGAGTGTAGGGAATGCAACTTTCAGCGGATAAAGACCCGGCAGGAACTCTTTTGGCAAATACTATCACGGATTTACATTTAGAATAAATATCAGCAGGATTGAATCCATCAGGTGTGTTTTGAAATCTTTCCACACTGGCAATTCCACAAAGATCTGCACCAAGATCCCTGGCTATGGCTTTAATTTTTAAGTGGTCCATGATATCAACTGATTTTGACATTTTTTTTAAAGAAGAGCTTCTTATCCAACTTCTAATAAATGTACTTTTTATATTCTGATTTTAATAGATGAACTTCTTATATTCTTATTAATTAGTACATGATACATATTTGAGATATGATGGTCCCAAATGAAATTAGAGAAGTTTTACTCCAAATTCATTGTGCATAAGTCTGAAAGCGTATTTTTCATCATTTTCATCCAGTCCAGCCACACAATTTGAGGGTACTTCCACATCATAACCCCTTATACCTCCCTCTGCAGCTGTAAAGAGTATGCAGATATGGGTAACTGTGCCCGTAATCCTCAATATGTTTATTTCCAGTTCTTTCAGGATTTTATCAAGGTTGGTATTGTAGAATGCAGAGTAGGTGGTTTTTTCTATAAAAATATCCTCATCTTTTTGCTCTAAATCCTCAATCACTTCGGATCCAGTGGTTCCCTTTATGGCGTGAACTGGCCAGTTCATCTTCACAAATTCCCTATCCTGCTGGTCGTGAGTATCGCAAATATAGATAATGGGCAATCCTTCTTTTCTGGCTTTTTTGATTTCTTCCTTTAGATTGGGGATTATATTTCGGGTTAATGGAACTTCCAGGGGTGCACCTTCGCCTACAAAGTCATTAAGCATGTCAATTATTAAGAGCGCCTTTCTATCCTTCATTTTGGTTTCCTCAGTGGTGTTATCTTAATACTCTCTCATCAACTATAAGTTAAGCCTTATTATTTATTTTTCAGTTAATAAACCATATCTCTTGAACAGTCGGCAGATAGTGAGGCAAATCCAATATTTAAGGTCCTTATCACTTCCTCTAACAATTTTTAAGTCAAAAAGCCCGTCATTAGTTTGTTGTTTAATTAGAAAGCGTAATCCTTCTTGAATTTGATGATTATCTTTTTTGAATCCAAGAAATGATAAGGAATCCAGGGCACTGATAATATCAGTGAACCAGAAAGGGTAGGAAACCCGTTCCCAATATCGCCTATCCTTCCGATCAGGATATTTATCTGCCAGAAACAGCCTGCTGGTCAGTAAATCTGCTGTTTTTTGTGCTTCTGTTGATTTGCGATATTCAGGATGTGCTGCAAAAGCCCGAAGAACCATACCTGTTACTAAATGGGAAAATGGTCGGGATCGATCCGGTAAGTTCGGTTCATCAGATAGTAGTGCTTCTTTCAAATTCATACCTGAAGTTCGGAAGGGAATGATCCAACCTCCATCGTCCTGTCGCATAGATAAAAGCCATTGAAAACCCTTTTTAATCCGTTTATCATTCCCATAACCTGCTTTTATTAACAGTTCCATGATGGCTGAAGAATAAGTGGGGGCGTACTGGTTACCGTAAATTCCTCTAAAGTCTCCTTCTGGAGTTTGGCAGCTGAAAAAGTATTTTGATACTTTTTGTATTTGATGATGGTTTTTGTTTAGCCCATATTTCTCAACCAGTCCTCCTAAAATCCGGTAAGTCTCCAACTGGTCATAATTCTCCTTGGAACGTATATCTTCACGGATTTTACCGGGATATTTCCAGGAACCATCATTTTCCTGTTTTTTCAGAATCCTTAAAACACTGGGAATTTTCCATAACTCCTCAATTGGTCCCATTTTTTCATTTAAAATATCCTGGCGAGTAAAATACTCAATTGCAGGATTACCGCAGGAAATTAGAACAGGAATGGGGTCTACTTTCAACGTATCTGCGCTTGAATTCATTTAATCCCTCTTAAAGTCCATTTAATTGTTTTTCATGGTTACAAAAATGACGTATCTAATCAAATGACGTATTTTAATCATTTATTTTCGCCAAAAAGTTCTGCTGCTGGACAGCCCAACTCTCTCTGCTTGCAATGTTTACAGGATAGAGATCTGATAAATGCATTTCCACCTAAAGAAAGAATTATAATAAGGATAATGAGTAAAAAAATTGACCAGTTGAACCCATTGAAGAGTATTAGTATTCCGCCGGCTAAAGGGAATAAAAACACCAGAAAATCCGGCAGGACAGCGTACCAGGAGACCTTTTTGCGGGTAAACAAGGAAGGATTCCCTTTTTCAAAAAAATAGGATGACAGACGTCCTTTACCAAACGCACAAGTCTTCCCGTAATAGTAACAGCTGGTACAACCTTTTCGTAAAAGTCTAATTTCCATTGCCAGGCAGAAAAGTAAGTATAAAACTGCAAATATTATTCCTAGGTCGTAAAGAATGTAAGCACCGATAGTGTAGGTGGATATGGATAAAATACTCGAAAGAATTACCATCCACCGGGGATAACTTTCATAACATTCCTTTCCCATTAAACCCCCTCAATTCCTAGTTAATTCAATTCCTAATCAATTTAATTCCTAGTTAATTCCTCTCAATTTAATTCATATATTATAATTCAATGTATTATAGCTCACTGCCCTTTTTCTACTTATTTTTCTATTACTCAATGGAAAAATCAGTTTTAATATATTGTGCTATTTTTCTACTCCTTGAATCCAATCAGCAGTGCTTAGTACATCGCTGAATCGCATGGCCTGGGTAACCAGAACGGCACTGTGTAATTCGTGGGCAGTGACACTTCCCGCGTAGTTGGAGACATTGAGGGTGCCGGTGGCATCAGACAGAAACTCCACCTTAAAACCCCGGTGAAAGGCCTGCCTGGCAGTGGTATCACAGCACATCTGAGTCATGTAACCGGAAATAGTCACGATATCAATGTCATTTTCTATGAGCCATCTTTCTAGATCCGTGCCGGTGAAACTTCCGGGAAAGGTCTTCCCCATCAGATGGGTGTAAGGCTGGTTTGAGACTTCAGGGAGGAGTTCCCAACCTGGAGTCTCCTTGACAAAGGTTTTTGCATTTTCTGCTGTAGATGTGTGCTGGATCACGATAACCGGGATTCCATTAACTCTTGCGGCACTCATAACTTTTAATATGTTTTCCAGACTCTCCGGAGGATAAGTCACCGGTAACTTCCCTGAAAAATATTCATTCTGCACATCTATTACCAGTAGAGCTCTTTTCATCTTCTAGTTCTCCAAAATTGATAAATTTAGTCGTGGTTGGGGTGGATTAATTATGCAACGTTAAAACGGTTAGTTTATAAATCCGGGAGGTATTTAACCTGCTCTAACACGTATCCTCTAATTTCACCAGCTTCTGGAAGGTCGTAAAGAATATTGCCATTTTCCACCAGAGGAATGAGTAAATTTTCATATTTTCCACCGCAGGAACAGTTTTCAACTGCCTTTTGAACGGGTACAATCAGATCTTCATGGCAATCAGGGCATCTCAACACATTTTTTGGCCCGGAACATTTTCCCCTTTTAGCCAGTGGCTTCCCCTCCAATTCAACTATGTCCATGGAAAAATCCACCACTGGAGCGTTACTG
Proteins encoded in this window:
- a CDS encoding class I SAM-dependent methyltransferase, translated to MEEKSRDQLLREKFNQGASSYDRQRKHVIPCLEDLYRITSDLATVDNSQPAILDLGAGTGLLTSYLYERYPQGHFTLLDLSEEMLEVARARMNSENLKNDSVNNESNFSYIVGNYLKQDFKGTFDIVVSSLSIHHLEHQDKEFLYRKIYQHLNSGGVFINADQVLGPHPANEEEYHRNWMEKIDVGSLSESEKRIIMDRMKLDNPASLQDNLNWLEEIGFKDVDVYYKYYNFVVLYGKK
- a CDS encoding GNAT family N-acetyltransferase, with the protein product METKSMEDIIFIEADARGLDLIQPLWEKLNQYHRQQKSDFQEHYENFTFPERSETLLKKSIGGEMHIGLLKDNESEIMLAYCITTISPEREGEIDSIYVLEKYRGRGFGDKLIKRSLEWMDEKGVKKKTVRVSASNQKAVSFYERYGFRPRSLMLEQVS
- a CDS encoding epoxyqueuosine reductase, giving the protein MDHLKIKAIARDLGADLCGIASVERFQNTPDGFNPADIYSKCKSVIVFAKRVPAGSLSAESCIPYTHVSDIITDEVDSLGIKLCLILEDLRIEAVPIPSDDPSEYWEAENQYARGILSMRHAGYLAGLGVMGKNTLLVNEKNGNMIQIGAVLVDIKLDSDPLATYTVCRPKCNLCIDKCPQKALNGETVNQKNCRTLSIVVNKRGYVLKECNQCRLICPSALGLRDK
- a CDS encoding isochorismatase family cysteine hydrolase; amino-acid sequence: MKDRKALLIIDMLNDFVGEGAPLEVPLTRNIIPNLKEEIKKARKEGLPIIYICDTHDQQDREFVKMNWPVHAIKGTTGSEVIEDLEQKDEDIFIEKTTYSAFYNTNLDKILKELEINILRITGTVTHICILFTAAEGGIRGYDVEVPSNCVAGLDENDEKYAFRLMHNEFGVKLL
- a CDS encoding prenyltransferase/squalene oxidase repeat-containing protein, which codes for MNSSADTLKVDPIPVLISCGNPAIEYFTRQDILNEKMGPIEELWKIPSVLRILKKQENDGSWKYPGKIREDIRSKENYDQLETYRILGGLVEKYGLNKNHHQIQKVSKYFFSCQTPEGDFRGIYGNQYAPTYSSAIMELLIKAGYGNDKRIKKGFQWLLSMRQDDGGWIIPFRTSGMNLKEALLSDEPNLPDRSRPFSHLVTGMVLRAFAAHPEYRKSTEAQKTADLLTSRLFLADKYPDRKDRRYWERVSYPFWFTDIISALDSLSFLGFKKDNHQIQEGLRFLIKQQTNDGLFDLKIVRGSDKDLKYWICLTICRLFKRYGLLTEK
- a CDS encoding cysteine hydrolase family protein encodes the protein MKRALLVIDVQNEYFSGKLPVTYPPESLENILKVMSAARVNGIPVIVIQHTSTAENAKTFVKETPGWELLPEVSNQPYTHLMGKTFPGSFTGTDLERWLIENDIDIVTISGYMTQMCCDTTARQAFHRGFKVEFLSDATGTLNVSNYAGSVTAHELHSAVLVTQAMRFSDVLSTADWIQGVEK